The following are from one region of the Chitinophagales bacterium genome:
- a CDS encoding DUF4956 domain-containing protein: MSISENPLFLLLLRLVIDIAVTFIIVRLIYFPRHKDKDYLFTFFVFNLLVYLVCHFMNSLELSVGFAFGLFALFGILRYRTITIPIKEMTYLFTVIVLAIINALGPSRAVWGEILVANGVIVLLIFILENLWLRTPQGFKVITYEKIELIKPDQRQQLLRDLQERTGLEITEIDIDAINFLNDTAVIKVYYNPTNTGVRRIAES, encoded by the coding sequence ATGAGCATTTCGGAAAATCCCCTTTTTCTTCTGCTGTTGCGTCTTGTCATAGATATTGCAGTAACGTTTATCATCGTCCGTTTAATCTATTTTCCGCGTCATAAGGATAAGGATTACCTGTTTACTTTTTTCGTGTTCAATCTGCTTGTTTATCTGGTATGCCATTTTATGAATTCCCTGGAACTGTCGGTAGGTTTTGCATTTGGATTATTTGCCCTCTTTGGCATCCTGCGCTATCGCACTATAACCATTCCGATAAAAGAGATGACCTATTTGTTTACGGTTATAGTGTTAGCAATCATCAACGCACTGGGGCCTTCACGGGCCGTTTGGGGTGAAATATTGGTTGCCAATGGGGTTATCGTACTGCTCATCTTCATACTGGAAAATCTGTGGCTACGCACACCGCAGGGCTTTAAGGTGATTACTTATGAAAAAATTGAATTGATAAAACCTGACCAGCGGCAGCAGCTTCTTCGCGACCTTCAGGAACGCACCGGACTTGAAATCACCGAAATTGACATTGACGCGATTAACTTTCTCAACGATACTGCTGTGATCAAAGTGTATTATAACCCCACAAATACAGGCGTAAGGCGTATAGCAGAGTCATAA
- a CDS encoding VTC domain-containing protein: MDGLLDTFDLIRLDELEQLDFSSRYDFKFLLRENQLPHLLRCLSTDYLLLKIGQKYFFHYETLYFDTSDYLCYYRHHNGWAVRHKLRFRSYADSGTVVFEIKSKDNKGRGIKKRFSVQQESLFVPYHLQETINSTTGLHAKSLLPSLRIGLDRITLVHRHRPEKITFDLNLRMQLQTQAISFNRLVIAEVKQKKRSTHSDFFRLCRQTGIYPASISKYCLGIALLHPHVKYNRFKPLIRRLKKITL; this comes from the coding sequence ATGGACGGCTTGCTGGATACATTTGACCTTATCAGACTGGATGAGCTGGAGCAACTGGATTTTTCCTCTCGCTATGATTTTAAGTTTTTACTGCGTGAAAACCAACTCCCTCACCTGCTCAGATGCCTTTCAACAGACTACCTGCTTCTGAAAATCGGTCAAAAGTATTTTTTTCATTACGAAACGCTGTATTTTGATACTTCTGATTATCTATGCTATTATCGGCATCATAACGGCTGGGCTGTAAGGCATAAACTACGTTTCAGAAGTTATGCTGACAGTGGTACGGTTGTGTTTGAAATAAAATCAAAAGACAACAAAGGACGCGGAATAAAAAAACGCTTCTCCGTGCAGCAGGAGAGCCTTTTTGTGCCATATCATCTGCAGGAAACGATTAACTCCACAACAGGCTTGCATGCAAAGAGTCTCTTGCCTTCCCTGCGTATTGGTTTAGACCGGATAACGCTGGTGCATCGTCATCGCCCCGAGAAAATAACCTTTGATCTGAATCTGCGGATGCAATTGCAGACGCAGGCAATCAGCTTCAACCGGTTGGTTATAGCAGAAGTGAAGCAAAAAAAACGCAGCACCCATTCTGACTTTTTCCGGCTTTGCAGGCAGACAGGAATATATCCGGCTTCTATTAGCAAATACTGCCTTGGAATAGCCCTGTTGCATCCACATGTGAAATACAACCGGTTTAAACCCTTGATCAGAAGATTAAAAAAAATAACTTTATAA
- a CDS encoding riboflavin synthase subunit alpha, whose protein sequence is MFTGIIEAIGQVVHTEQRQSNLQLTIRSSFSPELKPEQSVAHNGVCLTVVGVSGNTHQVEAVTETLKRTTLGRLTVGSYVNLERAMPAQGRFDGHYVQGHVDQKGTCLAIDDMDGSKKYWFSYRPEEHALLTEKGSICVDGVSLTIVDCLKDSFSVAVIPYTFEQTCFKFLKPGDTVNLEFDIIGKYVIAALKQQNLYRPSMT, encoded by the coding sequence ATGTTCACCGGCATCATTGAAGCCATCGGGCAGGTTGTACATACCGAGCAGCGCCAGTCTAATCTGCAGCTCACCATTCGCTCTTCTTTTTCCCCGGAGCTTAAGCCTGAGCAAAGTGTGGCGCATAACGGTGTATGCCTTACAGTTGTTGGGGTTTCCGGCAATACCCATCAGGTGGAGGCAGTGACAGAAACTTTGAAACGCACCACTCTTGGCCGGCTTACCGTTGGCAGCTATGTGAATCTGGAACGCGCCATGCCTGCACAAGGGCGCTTTGACGGACATTATGTGCAGGGACATGTTGACCAGAAAGGCACCTGCCTGGCCATAGACGATATGGACGGCAGTAAAAAATACTGGTTCAGCTACCGCCCTGAAGAACATGCTCTATTGACAGAAAAAGGCTCTATTTGTGTAGATGGTGTCAGCCTTACGATAGTGGACTGTCTGAAAGATAGCTTTTCAGTGGCGGTCATTCCTTATACGTTTGAACAAACCTGCTTTAAATTTTTAAAACCAGGAGATACGGTAAATCTTGAATTTGACATTATCGGGAAGTATGTCATTGCAGCATTGAAGCAACAAAACCTCTACCGGCCGTCAATGACATAG
- the tyrS gene encoding tyrosine--tRNA ligase — protein sequence MDFIAELRWRGLFFDMIPGTDKLLRENFVAGYIGFDPSAPSLGIGNLVQIMLLRFFQNAGHRPVAVLGGATGMIGDPSGKSAERNLLSKETLLENKERFKKELSRFIAFGTGKNDPLLLDNYSWYKDFSLLDFLRDIGKHIPVNYMLSKDSVKSRMETGISFTEFSYQLLQAYDFYWLFTHHGVRLQMGGSDQWGNITTGVELIRRLTGENAYAITSPLITKPDGTKFGKTEQGNIFLNPELTSPYRFYQFWINVSDEEAEKYIKIFTFLSREVIEELIREHRAAPHQRILQKELARSVTTLVHSEEDYHKAVQASEILFGKGTQDVLQSLSEKELLDIFDGVPLFEVPAGLFDTGTQLIDLLTEHAAVFPSRSEVRRILREGGLSINKEKMHDEHRLFTRNDLLNEKYLLIQKGKKNYFLIVAH from the coding sequence ATGGATTTTATTGCTGAGCTGCGCTGGCGTGGATTGTTTTTTGACATGATACCCGGCACAGACAAACTCTTACGCGAAAACTTTGTTGCCGGCTATATAGGCTTTGACCCATCGGCTCCTTCACTGGGTATAGGCAATCTGGTGCAGATCATGCTGCTCCGCTTTTTTCAAAATGCAGGGCATCGTCCCGTAGCTGTTCTGGGTGGAGCTACAGGTATGATAGGCGATCCGTCCGGCAAGTCTGCCGAGCGCAACCTGCTGTCAAAAGAAACCCTGCTGGAAAATAAAGAACGCTTTAAAAAAGAACTTTCCCGCTTTATTGCCTTTGGCACAGGCAAAAACGACCCGCTGTTGCTGGATAACTACAGCTGGTATAAAGACTTTAGCCTTCTTGACTTCCTGCGTGACATCGGTAAGCATATACCAGTGAACTACATGCTTTCCAAAGACTCTGTAAAGTCTCGTATGGAAACCGGCATTTCTTTTACAGAATTTTCCTATCAGTTGCTACAGGCTTATGATTTTTACTGGCTTTTTACTCACCACGGAGTACGTCTGCAGATGGGGGGCTCAGATCAGTGGGGCAACATCACCACTGGAGTGGAACTCATCAGGCGACTGACCGGTGAGAATGCGTATGCGATTACTTCTCCGCTGATCACCAAACCTGATGGTACCAAGTTTGGCAAAACCGAGCAGGGCAATATTTTCCTTAACCCGGAACTTACTTCACCCTATCGTTTCTATCAGTTCTGGATAAATGTATCAGACGAGGAGGCTGAGAAGTACATTAAAATATTTACCTTCCTGAGCCGTGAAGTGATTGAGGAGCTTATCAGGGAACATCGCGCTGCTCCACATCAAAGAATTTTGCAAAAAGAATTAGCGCGTTCAGTAACAACCCTGGTGCATTCAGAAGAGGATTATCATAAAGCAGTGCAGGCAAGTGAAATTTTATTCGGCAAGGGTACGCAGGATGTCCTTCAGTCTCTGTCAGAGAAAGAGCTTCTGGATATATTTGATGGAGTACCCTTGTTTGAGGTGCCTGCTGGATTGTTTGATACTGGCACGCAACTCATTGACCTGCTGACCGAACATGCTGCTGTCTTTCCCTCCAGGAGCGAAGTCAGGCGTATCCTCCGGGAAGGCGGCCTGAGTATCAATAAAGAGAAAATGCATGATGAACACCGGCTGTTTACACGCAACGATCTACTCAACGAAAAATACCTGCTGATACAAAAAGGAAAGAAAAATTATTTTCTCATCGTGGCCCACTAA
- the pgk gene encoding phosphoglycerate kinase, producing MKTVDSYNFSGQKALVRVDFNVPLNERYEITDDTRIRAALPTIQKILHDGGAVILMSHFGRPKKGYEDRYSLKHLVSHVAKLLNRPVKFADDCVGPSAQELARQLKPGEVLLLENTRFHSEEEAGDTQFARELASLGDVYVNDAFGSAHRAHASTAVVAGFFPPEKRLFGKLMAAEVENAQKVLKNAQKPFTAIIGGAKVSDKILIIENLLTKADTIMIGGGMAYTFFKAMGGNVGKSLVENDRLETARALMQKATQLQTTILLPEDSRIADRFANDAHTQIAPSRSIPDGWMGLDIGEKAIQDFSEVIQKSKTILWNGPMGVFEFENFSAGTRAVAKAIAAATRQGAFSLVGGGDSVAALNQVGLAAEVSYVSTGGGAMLEFFEGKELPGIKAIQG from the coding sequence ATGAAAACAGTTGATTCCTATAACTTTTCCGGACAAAAAGCACTGGTAAGGGTAGACTTTAACGTGCCGCTGAATGAGCGGTATGAGATCACGGATGACACCCGTATCCGCGCAGCGCTGCCTACTATTCAAAAGATCCTCCATGACGGGGGGGCGGTAATTCTGATGTCTCACTTCGGAAGACCCAAAAAAGGATATGAAGACAGGTATTCTTTGAAACATTTAGTTTCTCATGTTGCCAAACTTTTAAATCGTCCGGTAAAATTTGCTGATGACTGTGTGGGTCCCTCTGCGCAGGAGCTTGCCCGTCAGCTAAAGCCCGGAGAGGTGCTTTTACTGGAAAATACGCGCTTTCACAGTGAAGAAGAGGCCGGTGATACACAATTTGCACGAGAGTTGGCTTCTCTGGGCGATGTGTATGTCAATGATGCTTTTGGCAGTGCCCATCGTGCTCATGCGTCCACTGCCGTAGTGGCCGGGTTTTTCCCACCTGAAAAACGCCTGTTCGGAAAACTGATGGCAGCCGAGGTGGAAAATGCCCAAAAGGTGCTCAAAAACGCTCAAAAGCCCTTTACGGCAATTATCGGGGGCGCCAAGGTTTCTGATAAAATTCTCATCATAGAAAACCTGCTTACTAAAGCGGACACCATCATGATTGGTGGCGGAATGGCCTATACTTTTTTTAAAGCCATGGGCGGAAATGTGGGCAAAAGCCTTGTAGAGAATGACCGTCTGGAAACAGCACGCGCACTCATGCAGAAAGCAACTCAGTTACAAACCACCATTCTGCTGCCGGAAGACTCCCGCATTGCCGATCGCTTTGCCAATGATGCCCACACGCAGATTGCCCCCAGTCGTTCCATTCCTGATGGCTGGATGGGTTTGGATATAGGAGAAAAGGCTATACAGGATTTTTCGGAAGTCATTCAGAAATCCAAAACCATACTCTGGAATGGTCCCATGGGTGTTTTTGAGTTTGAAAATTTCAGTGCAGGCACCCGTGCGGTAGCTAAGGCCATAGCTGCAGCTACCCGGCAGGGCGCTTTTTCTCTGGTTGGTGGCGGTGACTCTGTAGCTGCCTTAAATCAGGTGGGCCTTGCAGCGGAAGTAAGCTACGTTTCAACGGGAGGGGGGGCTATGCTGGAATTTTTTGAAGGGAAAGAGCTGCCTGGTATAAAAGCGATACAGGGGTAA
- the gapA gene encoding glyceraldehyde-3-phosphate dehydrogenase: protein MAKLKLAVNGFGRIGRLTVRILKKHYPDVDIVAVNDLTDAPTLAHLFKYDTAHGRFAGEVSVESEGIRIQGDLIKVFAEKDPSSLPWKDLGVDIVLESTGKFTEKEKAELHLKAGAGRVIISAPAKGDIKTIVLGVNDHMLTKEDRIVSNASCTTNCLAPMVKVLDDAFGVEYGLMTTTHAFTADQRLQDAPHKDLRRARAASHNIVPTSTGAASAVGKVLTHLKGKLHGTAMRVPTITGSVTEFNAIVKNVPTAEQVNAAFRNAAEGALKGILKYTEEPIVSSDIIGDPHSCIFDAGLTMVMHSMVRVTGWYDNEAGYSHRIADLIVRLGQA, encoded by the coding sequence ATGGCGAAATTAAAACTGGCGGTTAATGGTTTCGGCAGAATCGGAAGGTTAACCGTACGCATTCTGAAAAAACACTACCCGGATGTAGATATAGTAGCGGTAAATGACCTGACAGATGCCCCTACGCTGGCGCATCTGTTTAAATATGATACGGCCCATGGACGCTTTGCTGGAGAGGTGTCCGTTGAGTCGGAAGGTATCCGTATTCAGGGTGACCTCATCAAGGTGTTTGCCGAAAAAGATCCATCCAGCCTCCCCTGGAAAGATTTGGGTGTAGATATTGTACTTGAATCCACCGGGAAGTTTACCGAGAAAGAAAAAGCCGAGTTGCATTTAAAAGCGGGTGCAGGCAGAGTGATTATTTCCGCTCCTGCAAAGGGCGATATCAAAACCATTGTATTGGGAGTAAATGATCATATGCTAACTAAAGAAGATCGTATAGTGTCCAATGCTTCCTGCACTACAAATTGCCTGGCCCCAATGGTGAAGGTACTGGACGATGCTTTTGGGGTGGAATATGGCCTGATGACTACTACCCATGCCTTTACTGCTGATCAGCGCCTGCAGGATGCGCCTCATAAGGATTTGCGCAGGGCTCGCGCTGCTTCCCACAACATTGTGCCGACATCTACCGGTGCGGCCTCTGCGGTGGGTAAGGTGCTCACCCATTTGAAAGGGAAACTGCATGGCACTGCTATGCGGGTGCCCACCATAACCGGATCAGTTACTGAGTTTAATGCAATTGTCAAAAATGTTCCTACTGCAGAACAGGTGAACGCTGCCTTTAGAAATGCTGCCGAGGGTGCGCTGAAAGGCATTTTGAAATATACCGAAGAGCCAATTGTTTCTTCAGACATCATTGGCGATCCACATTCCTGTATTTTTGATGCCGGATTAACCATGGTGATGCACAGTATGGTTCGGGTAACCGGTTGGTATGATAATGAAGCCGGTTATTCTCATCGCATAGCTGATCTGATTGTCCGGCTGGGACAGGCTTAA
- a CDS encoding rhomboid family intramembrane serine protease — MYGRVSIWDDLKREFQSGNIIIRLIMINVAVFLLVGLVHGIVFLIHPDRQVSEQLVASILKWVMLPADTRQLLKSPWTLFTHMFMHQGVFHLIFNMLWLYWFGLIIQEFIGSRRILPLYLYGGLTGALLLIISYNIFPGLHSEMPYVRALGASAAVLAIVVAAATLVPDYTVFLLFLGPVRIKYIALVLVIIDLVSIPDVNTGGHIAHLGGALLGYVFIKQLQHGNDWSIPFYRMTDWVKRRFIRSSTPRMVYKTKNTVRRKRQSEPDPDKQQRIDEILDKISRSGYDSLSKEEKEFLFRVSREK; from the coding sequence ATGTACGGAAGGGTATCTATCTGGGACGATTTAAAACGGGAATTTCAATCCGGCAACATTATTATCCGGCTCATTATGATCAATGTGGCCGTGTTTCTGCTGGTAGGCCTGGTGCATGGCATCGTTTTTCTTATACATCCCGACCGCCAGGTCTCCGAACAGTTGGTGGCTTCTATTTTAAAATGGGTGATGCTGCCGGCTGACACCCGGCAACTGCTCAAAAGCCCTTGGACGTTATTTACTCACATGTTTATGCATCAGGGCGTGTTTCATCTGATTTTTAACATGCTCTGGCTTTACTGGTTCGGGCTTATCATTCAGGAATTTATAGGTAGCCGGAGAATATTGCCGCTTTATCTTTACGGAGGACTGACTGGAGCTTTATTACTGATAATCTCTTATAATATTTTTCCGGGCCTGCATTCTGAAATGCCTTATGTCAGGGCTCTTGGAGCCTCTGCTGCCGTGCTTGCTATAGTGGTGGCTGCCGCTACCCTCGTGCCGGACTATACGGTTTTTCTCCTGTTTCTCGGCCCTGTAAGGATTAAGTATATCGCCCTGGTACTGGTGATTATTGACCTGGTGAGCATACCCGATGTGAATACCGGAGGACATATTGCCCATCTGGGAGGGGCACTGCTGGGCTACGTGTTTATAAAACAGCTACAGCACGGCAACGACTGGTCTATCCCTTTTTATCGGATGACAGATTGGGTGAAAAGACGTTTTATCCGCAGCAGTACGCCTCGTATGGTATATAAAACCAAGAATACAGTAAGGCGGAAACGGCAATCAGAGCCTGATCCCGATAAACAGCAACGCATAGATGAAATTCTGGATAAGATATCCCGTTCAGGTTACGATAGCCTTAGCAAGGAAGAAAAAGAATTTCTGTTCCGCGTGAGCCGGGAAAAGTAA
- a CDS encoding rhomboid family intramembrane serine protease gives MYEYQPSRFNPIPHVVKNLLIINGLVYLATILFGEKIFYRFGLFYIGSDYFRPYQFVTHMFVHGGFLHIFSNMFALWMFGTALENIWGPKRFLFFYFFCGLGAAVLHSGVTYWEIHYVVRPEVGAVMANVPTVGASGAVFGVLLAFGMIFPNTQLMLLFPPIPIKAKYFVLFYALFELYAGLSSIGGMGAGMNIAHFAHLGGMLFAYILIRYWNKANRRRFF, from the coding sequence ATGTATGAATATCAGCCCTCACGGTTTAATCCGATTCCCCATGTGGTAAAAAACCTGCTTATCATAAACGGGCTGGTATATCTGGCTACGATTCTTTTTGGGGAAAAGATCTTTTACAGATTCGGACTGTTTTATATCGGCTCGGATTATTTCCGGCCCTATCAGTTTGTCACGCACATGTTTGTGCATGGAGGTTTTCTGCACATCTTCTCAAACATGTTTGCCCTCTGGATGTTTGGCACTGCGCTGGAAAACATCTGGGGACCCAAGCGGTTTTTGTTTTTTTATTTCTTTTGCGGACTTGGAGCAGCCGTCCTCCATTCCGGAGTGACGTATTGGGAAATCCATTACGTTGTGCGTCCCGAGGTTGGAGCTGTTATGGCAAACGTCCCAACTGTGGGAGCTTCAGGGGCTGTTTTCGGAGTATTGCTGGCCTTCGGAATGATTTTCCCCAACACACAGCTTATGCTGCTTTTTCCTCCCATACCGATAAAAGCTAAATATTTTGTTTTGTTTTACGCTTTGTTTGAACTGTATGCCGGCCTGAGCAGTATCGGTGGCATGGGGGCAGGAATGAACATTGCGCATTTTGCCCATCTCGGGGGAATGTTGTTTGCCTATATTCTGATCAGATATTGGAATAAGGCAAATAGAAGACGCTTCTTTTAA
- the mutL gene encoding DNA mismatch repair protein MutL, with amino-acid sequence MPDVIHLLPDSIANQIAAGEVIQRPASAVKELLENSIDAGSTSITLVVKDAGKTLIQVIDNGCGMSETDARMAFERHATSKISSVDDLFSIRTKGFRGEALASIAAVAQVELKTRLHDEPLGTCIYLEGSEVRSQEPCQTPAGTIISVKNLFYNVPARRNFLRSDAAELRHIIEEFQRVALAHPNIFFSMYNNEVEIFHLKPGNLRQRITTVFGSASNEKLVPVNEQAGVVKIYGFVGKPAFARKTRGEQYFFVNNRYVRNNYLNHAVFINYADLLPPNSYPFFVLFIDIDPSSIDINVHPAKLEVKFEDEKLVYGFVRAAVRHALAKFSVTPELDFDQEQSLNQIQAQQQQAMTNRPSSERASPGFLEKRDTANWEKLYEIGLKTQTEFTLPSDLSVEGEDPASEESSIRPIQIHCRYILSQIKSGFIVIDQQAAHERILYEKYLRALNSHAPGTQRQLFPRTVHFSPDDASLLRQILSDVNTIGFDIQEFGQDSFIIHGLPADIQIDGEEQQALLEQILEDYKNNLTVLRLSPRESLARSLSQRAAVKAGKALTVREMQTLIDQLFACEQPYLSPGRKNTFITFDFEELDKLFSPRQPAGKLTS; translated from the coding sequence ATGCCGGATGTAATTCACCTGTTGCCTGATTCTATAGCTAACCAGATTGCTGCCGGTGAGGTCATTCAACGTCCGGCATCTGCAGTGAAGGAATTGCTTGAAAACTCCATAGATGCCGGCAGCACTTCTATTACGCTGGTAGTCAAAGATGCCGGTAAAACACTTATTCAGGTGATAGATAACGGGTGTGGCATGTCTGAAACTGATGCGCGGATGGCTTTTGAGAGACATGCCACCTCCAAAATAAGCAGCGTAGACGATCTGTTTTCCATCCGCACAAAAGGTTTTCGCGGGGAGGCGCTTGCATCTATTGCTGCCGTGGCACAGGTTGAATTAAAAACGCGGCTGCATGACGAGCCGTTGGGCACGTGCATCTACCTGGAAGGCTCAGAAGTCAGGTCACAGGAACCCTGCCAGACGCCTGCAGGCACCATTATCAGCGTAAAAAACTTATTTTACAATGTGCCTGCACGGAGAAACTTTCTGCGCTCTGATGCAGCAGAGCTTCGCCATATTATTGAAGAATTTCAACGTGTTGCTCTTGCCCACCCGAACATTTTTTTTTCCATGTATAATAATGAGGTGGAGATATTTCACCTCAAGCCCGGCAACCTGAGGCAACGCATTACTACTGTTTTCGGCAGTGCCAGCAATGAAAAACTCGTTCCCGTAAATGAACAGGCAGGGGTGGTAAAAATATATGGTTTTGTAGGTAAACCTGCCTTTGCCAGAAAAACACGCGGGGAACAGTATTTTTTCGTCAATAACCGCTATGTTAGAAATAATTATTTAAACCATGCGGTCTTTATCAATTATGCAGACCTGTTGCCTCCCAACAGCTATCCGTTTTTTGTTTTGTTTATAGATATTGATCCTTCCAGCATAGACATAAATGTGCATCCCGCCAAGTTGGAGGTAAAGTTTGAAGATGAGAAACTCGTTTACGGGTTTGTACGTGCAGCAGTGCGACACGCCCTTGCGAAATTCAGCGTTACACCGGAACTGGATTTTGATCAGGAACAGAGTCTTAACCAAATTCAGGCTCAACAGCAGCAGGCTATGACAAACCGCCCTTCATCAGAAAGGGCGTCACCGGGCTTTTTGGAAAAAAGAGATACAGCCAACTGGGAAAAGCTTTATGAAATAGGGTTGAAAACCCAAACGGAATTTACACTCCCCAGCGATTTGTCGGTGGAAGGGGAAGATCCTGCGTCCGAAGAATCATCCATCCGCCCTATACAGATTCATTGCCGCTACATTTTATCGCAGATCAAGTCAGGATTTATTGTTATTGATCAGCAGGCTGCCCATGAGCGCATTCTTTATGAAAAATATTTGCGGGCACTCAACAGTCATGCTCCGGGCACACAGCGGCAGTTATTTCCACGCACTGTACACTTTTCACCTGATGATGCCAGTTTGCTCCGGCAAATTCTATCCGATGTTAACACCATTGGTTTTGACATTCAGGAGTTCGGGCAGGATAGCTTTATTATTCACGGGCTACCGGCAGATATACAGATAGATGGGGAAGAGCAGCAGGCTCTGCTGGAACAGATTCTGGAAGATTATAAAAACAATCTTACCGTGCTGCGTCTGAGTCCGCGTGAAAGTCTGGCCCGTTCTCTGTCACAACGGGCTGCTGTCAAGGCAGGAAAGGCCCTTACCGTAAGGGAAATGCAAACCTTGATAGATCAGCTTTTTGCATGCGAGCAACCCTATCTTTCTCCGGGCAGAAAGAATACCTTTATTACCTTTGACTTTGAAGAGCTTGATAAACTTTTTTCACCCAGGCAGCCAGCCGGAAAGTTGACCTCCTGA